One window of Amaranthus tricolor cultivar Red isolate AtriRed21 chromosome 11, ASM2621246v1, whole genome shotgun sequence genomic DNA carries:
- the LOC130827591 gene encoding MDIS1-interacting receptor like kinase 1 — MQLKNQLLLLFFLLYCYIGCCYCNETSILLSIKWSFIDPLDRLNDWKPQTRTTNNNSVHCNWTGVSCNELGFVEKLDLSRMNLSGKFSNEFQKLNSLTYLNLCSNGFSSFLPNSFTNLTSLKFLDVSQNQFSGNFPLGFGKFHDLTYLNASGNNFEGNLPNDLSNATVLEILDLRGSYFVGSIPKSYMNLQKLKFLGLSGNNLTGKIPSELGMISCLETMILGYNDFEGGIPKEFGNLTQLKYLDLAIANLSGAIPSELGGLVNLDTLYLYHNRLNGKIPSRIGNLSGLIYLDLSENSLSGKIPSEISELKNLQLLNLMFNKLSGSVPSGIGKLPRLQILELWNNSLSGRLPTDLGRNSPLQWLDISSNSFTGEIPNGLCDKGNLTKLILFNNGFDGSIPTSLSKCRSLVRVRVHNNRLSGSIPLGLGKLPRLQRLELANNSLTGSIPFDLASSSSLSFIDLSGNNLQSSLPSTILSLPNLNTFIVSNNNLGGKIPDQFQDCPSLAVLDLSSNRFTGMIPASIGSCQKLVTLNIKNNRLRGEIPDSLALMPSLAILDLSNNTLTGKIPEHFGSSPALETFNVSHNQLVGPVPSNGILRTINPTDLVGNEGLCGGILHPCPASSLDATNDQNLRTKHVLTGWAIGVSVVLAIGIAVLITNIIYKKWYSNGTCFERYDDAGNGEWPWRLMAFQRLGFISHDILACIKESNVIGMGATGIVYKAEVTRLNMVVAVKKLWKAKTDIETGNGGDDLAGEVNLLGKLRHRNIVRLLGFLHNDKEAMIIYEYMHNGNLGDALHGKQAGRLLVDWVSRYNIAVGVAQGLAYLHHDCHPPVIHRDVKSNNILLDTNLEARIADFGLAKMMIKNNETVSMIAGSHGYIAPEYGYSLKVDEKSDIYSYGVVLLELLTGKRPIDKEFGESIDVVEWIRNKTRNNRPLEEVLDPSLGGDCKHVQEEMLLVLRIALLCTAKAPKDRPSMRDVITMLGEAKPRRKSSSNSVTTANIDKDKPVFTTSPVNGII, encoded by the exons ATGCAGCTTAAAAATCAGCTCTTATTGTTGTTCTTCCTATTATACTGTTACATTGGTTGTTGTTATTGCAATGAAACTTCCATtcttttatcgataaaatggaGTTTTATCGATCCATTAGATCGATTAAACGATTGGAAACCACAAACTAGAACCACAAACAACAATTCAGTTCATTGCAATTGGACTGGTGTGTCCTGCAATGAGCTTGGATTCGTCGAAAAACTCGATCTTTCTCGGATGAATCTAAGTGGTAAATTCTCTAATGAATTCCAAAAATTGAATTCCCTTACTTATCTTAACTTATGCTCAAATGGGTTTTCATCATTTTTGCCAAATTCTTTCACAAATCTAACCTCATTGAAGTTCTTAGATGTAAGCCAGAATCAGTTTTCTGGGAATTTCCCATTGGGATTTGGGAAATTTCATGATTTAACTTACTTAAATGCTTCTGGGAACAATTTCGAAGGAAATCTTCCAAATGATTTGAGTAATGCTACTGTTCTTGAGATTCTTGATCTTAGGGGAAGTTACTTTGTGGGGTCCATCCCCAAATCTTATATGAACTTgcagaaattgaaatttttaggGTTATCAGGAAACAATCTGACAGGTAAAATTCCTTCTGAACTTGGGATGATTTCTTGTTTAGAAACCATGATTTTGGGATATAATGATTTTGAAGGAGGGATTCCTAAAGAATTTGGGAATCTTACCCAATTAAAGTACTTAGATTTGGCAATTGCTAATCTAAGTGGTGCAATCCCATCTGAATTGGGTGGGTTAGTTAATCTTGATACACTTTACTTGTATCATAACAGGTTGAATGGGAAGATCCCATCAAGAATTGGTAATCTTTCGGGTTTGATTTATCTCGATTTATCCGAAAATTCATTATCAGGGAAAATTCCATCTGAGATTAGTGAATTGAAAAACTTGCAGTTGCTAAATCTGATGTTTAACAAGTTATCAGGTTCAGTCCCTTCCGGGATTGGCAAGTTGCCCCGATTACAGATTCTCGAGTTATGGAACAACTCGCTTTCTGGGCGTTTGCCTACTGATCTCGGTAGGAATTCCCCCTTACAATGGCTCGATATTTCATCGAATTCATTTACGGGTGAAATCCCGAATGggctatgtgataaaggtaatctCACAAAGCTCATTTTGTTCAATAATGGTTTTGATGGTTCTATTCCGACTAGTTTGTCTAAATGTCGCTCGTTAGTTCGTGTTCGAGTTCATAATAATCGACTTTCGGGTAGTATACCGTTAGGTTTAGGTAAATTGCCTAGACTGCAGAGGTTAGAACTAGCAAATAATAGTCTTACTGGTAGCATTCCTTTTGATCTTGCTTCTTCATCTTCGCTCTCGTTCATTGATCTCTCGGGGAATAACCTTCAATCTTCTTTACCCTCGACAATTCTATCCCTTCCGAATCTTAATACTTTCATTGTCTCGAACAACAATTTAGGAGGGAAAATCCCGGATCAGTTTCAGGATTGCCCTTCACTTGCTGTTCTTGATCTGTCATCGAATCGATTTACTGGTATGATCCCAGCAAGCATAGGTTCATGTCAGAAACTTGTGACTTTAAACATCAAAAACAATCGATTAAGGGGTGAAATCCCGGATTCTCTTGCACTGATGCCTTCACTAGCGATTCTTGATCTCTCGAACAACACTTTAACAGGCAAAATCCCTGAACATTTTGGAAGTTCACCCGCCTTAGAAACGTTCAATGTGTCACATAATCAGCTTGTCGGTCCTGTCCCATCAAATGGTATTCTTCGAACCATCAACCCCACTGATCTAGTAGGAAACGAAGGCCTCTGTGGTGGGATCCTTCACCCTTGCCCTGCATCCTCACTCGATGCAACAAATGATCAAAACCTCCGAACCAAACATGTCTTAACCGGATGGGCAATAGGGGTTTCGGTTGTTTTAGCGATTGGGATCGCAGTCCTAATAACCAACATCATATATAAGAAATGGTACTCGAATGGAACATGCTTCGAGAGGTATGATGATGCAGGCAATGGGGAGTGGCCATGGAGGCTAATGGCCTTCCAAAGGCTCGGGTTCATTAGCCATGACATTCTCGCTTGCATAAAGGAGTCTAATGTGATCGGAATGGGCGCAACAGGGATAGTGTACAAAGCTGAGGTAACACGGTTGAACATGGTTGTCGCGGTTAAGAAGCTATGGAAAGCAAAGACGGATATTGAGACGGGGAACGGGGGTGATGATCTAGCCGGGGAGGTGAACCTTCTAGGAAAGTTAAGGCATCGGAACATTGTCCGATTACTAGGATTTCTACATAATGATAAGGAGGCCATGATCATATATGAATACATGCATAATGGAAATCTTGGAGATGCTTTACATGGAAAACAAGCAGGAAGGTTGTTAGTGGATTGGGTGTCTAGATATAACATTGCAGTCGGCGTTGCTCAAGGGCTCGCGTACCTTCATCATGATTGTCACCCGCCAGTCATTCATCGAGATGTTAAGTCCAACAATATATTGCTCGACACCAACCTAGAAGCAAGGATCGCGGATTTTGGATTAGCTAAGATGATGATTAAGAACAATGAAACTGTCTCTATGATTGCTGGTTCTCATGGTTACATAGCTCCTG AGTATGGATATTCGTTAAAAGTCGATGAGAAGAGCGACATCTACAGTTACGGGGTGGTTCTATTGGAGCTTTTAACGGGGAAGAGACCGATAGACAAAGAGTTTGGAGAATCAATAGATGTAGTCGAATGGATACGaaacaaaacaagaaacaaCAGGCCATTAGAAGAAGTGTTAGATCCTAGCTTAGGAGGAGACTGTAAACATGTTCAAGAAGAGATGTTATTAGTGCTTAGAATCGCTCTCCTTTGCACCGCGAAAGCACCAAAAGATCGACCATCGATGAGAGACGTGATCACAATGCTCGGAGAAGCAAAGCCTAGGAGGAAAAGCAGTAGTAATAGTGTTACTACAGCTAACATTGACAAGGATAAACCTGTTTTTACAACTTCTCCTGTAAATGGCATCATATAG
- the LOC130827592 gene encoding auxin-responsive protein IAA12-like, whose amino-acid sequence MEAVMGGTGSGSSDSSVVSKEETLVEQDNHNNDNFEVSDDSELELGLGLSLGVANNSKNHKQIPRILTSKDLPSPPSASSCSSLGLRTPSSAKTNNVSVGSKRAASPTAVSQVVGWPPIRAYRMNSMANQAKSVATGENNSQFDDIKRNDVRYGADENANAKSNERVPKNCLFVKVNMDGVAIGRKVDLSAHSSYESLAQMLEEMFTNRAVEKSNGEELSLMPQVTRPSKLLDGSSDFVLTYEDRDGDWMLVGDVPWGMFLSSVKRLRIMRTSEANGLAPRSVERSAKQRSRPI is encoded by the exons ATGGAGGCTGTAATGGGTGGTACTGGTAGTGGTTCTTCAGATTCAAGTGTAGTTTCAAAGGAAGAAACTTTGGTTGAACAAGATAatcataataatgataattttgaAGTTTCTGATGATTCTGAATTGGAATTAGGACTTGGGTTAAGTCTTGGTGTTGCTAATAATTCTAAAAATCATAAGCAAATTCCAAGGATTTTAACTTCTAAAGACTTGCCTTCTCCTCCTTCTGCTTCTTCTTGCTCTTCTTTGGGCCTTAGAACTCCTTCTTCTGCTAAAACTAACAATGTTTCTGTGGGTTCTAAGCGTGCTGCCTCTCCTACTGCTGTtag TCAAGTTGTGGGATGGCCTCCTATAAGGGCATATAGGATGAACAGCATGGCTAACCAAGCCAAATCCGTTGCAACCGGTGAAAACAACTCCCAGTTTGATGATATCAAACGGAATGATGTGAGGTACGGTGCTGATGAGAATGCAAATGCAAAATCTAATGAGAGAGTTCCGAAAAATTGCTTGTTTGTTAAAGTGAATATGGATGGAGTTGCAATCGGAAGGAAGGTTGATCTTAGTGCACACTCAAGCTACGAATCGTTAGCTCAAATGCTGGAGGAAATGTTCACTAATCGGGCTGTTGAAA AATCAAACGGAGAGGAACTCAGTCTGATGCCACAAGTGACGAGACCCTCTAAGCTTTTGGATGGTTCATCTGATTTTGTGCTTACTTATGAAGACAGAGACGGAGACTGGATGCTTGTCGGAGATGTTCCTTGGGG TATGTTCCTGAGCTCAGTCAAGCGGCTTAGAATTATGAGAACTTCCGAGGCTAATGGACTCG CTCCAAGATCGGTAGAAAGGAGCGCGAAACAAAGAAGCAGGCCTATATAG
- the LOC130827593 gene encoding uncharacterized protein LOC130827593 produces the protein MFRRNLYFLSRILPSSQSSGVSKPINEEKSRSYGRKAVSTALICLTGGVALSAIDDLAIYHGCSSKVMEQASKNQEVIRAIGEPIVKGPWYNASLALAHKRNSVSCTFPVSGPHGNGVLRVKAVRSGDSSWLSFFRPHDFDILVLDAILHVPGNEESKKTVKISISDDVPSPACQPCTRCPETVNSGKQ, from the exons ATGTTTAGGAGAAATTTATACTTTCTTTCCCGAATCTTGCCATCGTCTCAATCTTCTGG TGTTTCAAAGCCAATCAATGAAGAAAAGAGCAGATCGTACGGTCGAAAAGCTGTGTCAACTGCCTTGATTTGTCTCACTGGTGGTGTTGCTTTGAGTGCTATTGATGATCTTGCTATCTACCATGGCTGCAGTAG TAAGGTGATGGAGCAAGCCAGTAAGAATCAGGAAGTCATCCGTGCAATAGGTGAGCCAATAGTTAAAGGCCCTTGGTATAATGCTTCCCTTGCTTTAGCTCACAAAAGGAATTCTGTCTCTTGCACATTTCCCGTTTCTGGACCTCATGGCAATGGTGTTTTACGTGTAAAGGCTGTTCGCAGTGGAG ATTCCTCGTGGTTATCATTCTTTCGTCCTCACGACTTTGACATCTTAGTTTTGGACGCCATCCTTCACGTCCCAGGAAATGAAGAGTCAAAGAAAACAGTTAAAATTAGCATCTCGGATGACGTTCCTTCTCCGGCTTGTCAACCCTGCACTAGATGTCCAGAGACAGTAAATTCAGGTAAACAATGA
- the LOC130826423 gene encoding inactive LRR receptor-like serine/threonine-protein kinase BIR2, translating into MKKETFSDQPTIFLLLLTLLTLSLAAEDDIKCLQGIKSSLKDPQAKLNSWNFKNSSAAIGFVCKFVGASCWNDRENRLISLQLREFQLSGQIPDSLEFCSSIQNLDLSDNSLSGNIPSKICSWLPFLVTLDLSNNQLSGQIPSDLGKCQYLNKLILSGNQLFGSIPLELSNLNRLIEFSVDSNDLSGPIPGFFAKFDKSSFEGNDKLCGKPIRSNCSGLSKKNLGIIIAAGVFGAAASLLFGFGLWWWYFSRVSRRRKEGYGLGRVEDGSWVDMLRAHKLTQVCLFQKPLVRVKLLDLLGATNNFSGDTLMISTRMGSTYKAMLPDGSTLAIKRLNTCKLNEKLFKTEMNRLGKLRHPNLVPLLGYCLVEDEKLLVYKYLSNGTLSSVLHGKTIELDWPTRFRICLGAAKGLAWLHHGVEPPHLHQNICSNVILLDEDLDARIIDFGLARLINASNSYNDSSFVNGDLGEFGYIAPEYSSTMVPSLKGDVYAFGVVLLELVTGQNPMEVSVAEEGFKGNLVDWVNQLSSLGRTIEAIDNEIRGKGHDSDIMQVFAIASNCIVSRPKDRYSMLRVYESLKNLTEDHPSEQFDDFPLIFGRQDLN; encoded by the coding sequence ATGAAGAAGGAAACTTTTTCAGATCAACCCACTATTTTCCTTCTTCTACTCACTCTACTCACTCTATCTTTAGCTGCTGAAGATGATATAAAGTGTCTTCAAGGGATCAAATCATCTCTAAAAGACCCACAAGCTAAGCTCAATTCATGGAACTTCAAAAATTCATCTGCTGCAATTGGGTTTGTGTGCAAATTTGTTGGGGCTTCTTGTTGGAATGATAGAGAAAATAGACTAATTAGTCTTCAACTTAGAGAATTTCAGCTTTCTGGGCAAATCCCAGATTCCCTTGAGTTTTGTTCTAGCATCCAAAATCTTGATCTTTCTGATAATTCCTTATCTGGTAATATCCCTTCAAAGATCTGTTCATGGCTTCCTTTTTTAGTAACTTTAGATTTGTCTAATAATCAATTATCTGGTCAAATCCCATCTGATCTTGGTAAATGTCAGTatttgaataaattaattttgtcTGGTAATCAATTATTTGGTTCTATACCTTTAGAATTGTCCAATTTGAATAGACTTATTGAATTTTCTGTTGATAGTAATGATTTATCTGGACCTATTCCTgggttttttgcaaaatttgaTAAATCTTCCTTTGAAGGAAATGATAAGTTATGTGGGAAACCAATTAGGTCAAATTGTAGTGGTTTGAGTAAGAAGAATTTGGGTATTATTATAGCTGCTGGTGTATTTGGGGCTGCTGCCTCTTTGTTGTTCGGGTTCGGGTTATGGTGGTGGTATTTTTCTAGGGTTAGTAGGAGAAGGAAGGAAGGATATGGTCTAGGAAGAGTAGAGGATGGTTCTTGGGTTGATATGTTAAGGGCTCATAAGCTTACTCAAGTTTGTTTGTTTCAAAAACCACTTGTTAGGgttaagttgttagatttgttgGGTGCTACCAACAATTTTAGTGGAGATACTTTGATGATCTCGACTCGAATGGGATCGACTTACAAGGCTATGTTGCCCGATGGCTCGACGTTGGCTATCAAACGGCTTAACACATGTAAGTTGAACGAGAAGCTATTTAAGACGGAGATGAATCGATTGGGAAAGCTTAGGCATCCAAATTTAGTTCCCTTGTTAGGGTATTGTCTTGTGGAAGACGAGAAGCTTTTGGTGTATAAGTACTTGTCGAATGGCACATTGTCGTCTGTTCTACATGGGAAGACGATTGAGTTAGATTGGCCTACGAGGTTTAGGATTTGTTTAGGTGCGGCCAAAGGTCTTGCTTGGCTCCATCATGGAGTCGAGCCTCCACATTTGCACCAAAATATATGTTCGAATGTGATACTTCTTGACGAAGATTTGGATGCTCGAAtaattgattttggacttgcTAGACTTATAAACGCTTCAAACTCGTATAATGATAGTAGTTTTGTTAATGGGGATTTAGGGGAATTCGGGTATATAGCGCCCGAGTACTCGAGCACTATGGTGCCCTCGCTTAAAGGAGACGTTTATGCGTTTGGTGTAGTTCTTTTGGAATTAGTGACCGGGCAAAACCCGATGGAAGTAAGTGTTGCCGAGGAAGGTTTCAAGGGGAACTTAGTAGATTGGGTGAATCAACTATCAAGCTTAGGAAGAACAATCGAGGCTATCGATAATGAGATACGAGGAAAAGGCCATGACAGTGATATTATGCAGGTCTTCGCAATTGCCTCGAATTGTATAGTTTCTCGACCCAAGGACAGATATTCGATGCTTCGGGTTTATGAATCATTGAAAAACTTGACTGAGGATCATCCTTCCGAGCAATTCGATGATTTTCCATTGATTTTTGGAAGACAAGATCTCAATTAG
- the LOC130826425 gene encoding uncharacterized protein LOC130826425, with the protein MMLRSSSTPILGSLLSSHSDSPNHSEFSSPKHLTKKYTFHQTQASPLNLITPSFFNSSPSIDAEFFSDGGLSSRVKGFRRVQSDGNLEGLASDSSNNFDEFNLSFPTKKYPRKPNCSVLQSIPSFSVYNPNMQGGNDEEVDEEEEEESGEEYDNDTSLDKSMAFMNNMELKERYLQAQEETENVPSKMHLAKGLGASTCGYNGGGSGGYKQYNPIGFGDDGSEKAGMAEYYNKMVQDNPGNPLLLRNYAEFLHKSKDLGGAEEYYSRAILMDPRDGEILSQYAKLTWELHRDEERSLSYFQRAVQASPDNSHVLAAYASFLWETEEEKDDNPCTMPPIIHQSIAAAAASI; encoded by the exons ATGATGCTTAGAAGCTCTTCCACCCCTATTCTTGGCTCCCTTTTGTCGTCGCATTCGGATTCACCGAACCATTCGGAGTTTAGCTCCCCGAAACACCTCACTAAAAAGTATACCTTCCACCAAACACAAGCAAGTCCTTTGAATCTCATCACTCCATCATTCTTCAACTCCTCTCCTTCCATTGACGCGGAGTTCTTTTCTGATGGCGGTCTTAGCTCGCGAGTTAAGGGATTCCGAAGAGTACAATCAGATGGGAACTTGGAAGGGTTAGCCTCAGATTCAAGCAACAATTTTGATGAATTCAACCTTTCTTTCCCAACCAAGAAATATCCAAGGAAACCCAACTGCTCGGTTTTGCAATCTATTCCTTCATTTTCGGTATATAATCCCAATATGCAGGGCGGAAATGATGAGGAGGTAGacgaagaggaagaagaagaaagtggGGAAGAATATGATAATGATACAAGTTTAGATAAAAGTATGGCATTCATGAACAATATGGAGTTAAAAGAAAGGTACCTTCAAGCTCAAGAGGAAACCGAAAATGTTCCTTCGAAAATGCATCTTGCAAAGGGACTTGGCGCGAGTACTTGTGGATATAATGGTGGAGGAAGTGGCGGATATAAGCAATATAACCCAATAGGTTTCGGGGATGATGGCAGCGAAAAAGCTGGCATGGCTGAGTACTACAATAAGATGGTGCAAGACAATCCTGGAAATCCATTGCTCTTAAGAAACTATGCTGAGTTTCTTCATAAG TCGAAGGACCTTGGTGGAGCCGAAGAGTATTATTCGAGAGCAATACTCATGGATCCCCGGGATGGTGAGATTCTTTCACAATACGCGAAGTTGACTTGGGAGCTCCATCGAGATGAAGAAcgatctttgagctactttcaaAGAGCTGTTCAGGCTTCACCGGATAACAG TCACGTGCTTGCAGCATATGCAAGCTTTCTCTGGGAAACAGAGGAAGAAAAAGATGACAATCCGTGCACGATGCCACCGATTATCCATCAGAGCATCGCTGCTGCAGCTGCAAGTATATAG
- the LOC130826424 gene encoding nuclear transport factor 2-like, whose protein sequence is MAAVSAFEVGSIFINQYYRILQESPEYAYRFYNESSTLTRVDGDDTQTVSNLEAIHSALISLNVSELEVTKLNCQDSMSGGILLFVQGIMRSRTFSGKRRFTQAFFLAPQENGYFVLNDILHFNEEVVLGQHPVPETPEVNVDSVIPESSPRLEQPVSSYELEEASREYVNSIPIEEDNPVDKYSLLEEEQHEEPHIELETIVQEAPIEEPAALVESTVNHVHYVEESIIVPPEVTVGEPPKLSYASILQASKGKPSQTAVSKSSLRQSVPPPVEQKQTLQARAPELNPSASSFVPETTSAGSDEGLVQESELRSVYVKNLPSNVTTADLEKEFKKYGRIKPNGVFIRNKREIGVCFAFIEFEDMAGVQNAIKSSPIELLGRQVYIEERKPISTSNTRIGAVARGRGRGSYPNSTPRGRGGIRNPGRGILDSNNHNTIRGNGY, encoded by the exons ATGGCGGCTGTTTCTGCCTTTGAG GTTGGTTCAATATTTATTAATCAATATTATCGAATTCTTCAAGAGTCGCCAGAGTATGCTTATCGGTTCTACAATGAATCAAGTACCTTGACTCGTGTTGATGGGGATGATACTCAAACTGTTTCTAACCTGGAg GCTATCCACTCGGCACTAATTTCTCTAAATGTTAGCGAACTTGAAGTGACAAAGTTAAATTGCCAAGATTCAATGAGTGGTGGCATTCTGCTCTTTGTACAAGGCATCATGAGGTCTAGAACCTTTAGTGGGAAGAGGAGGTTCACACAGGCCTTCTTTCTAGCTCCCCAGGAGAATGGTTATTTTGTCCTCAATGATATTCTTCATTTTAACGAGGAAGTCGTACTTGGCCAACATCCAGTACCAGAAACACCAGAAGTAAATGTTGATTCAGTAATTCCTGAATCGAGTCCCCGCTTGGAGCAGCCAG TGTCTAGTTATGAGCTGGAGGAAGCGAGTAGGGAGTATGTGAATTCTATTCCCATTGAAGAAGATAATCCTGTGGACAAATATAGCCTTCTTGAAGAAGAGCAACATGAAGAGCCTCATATAGAATTAGAAACCATTGTTCAAGAAGCCCCTATCGAAGAGCCTGCTGCTCTTGTTGAGAGTACTGTCAACCATGTGCACTATGTGGAAGAGTCCATAATTGTTCCACCTGAAGTGACTGTTGGGGAACCTCCTAAACTATCATATGCATCCATT TTGCAGGCATCAAAAGGGAAGCCTTCACAAACAGCTGTTTCTAAATCTAGTTTAAGACAGAGCGTACCTCCTCCAGTGGAGCAAAAACAAACGTTGCAAGCAAGGGCTCCAGAACTAAACCCATCAGCATCATCATTTGTGCCTGAGACCACTAGTGCTGGTTCAGATGAAGGTTTAGTCCAAGAAA GTGAGCTGAGGTCTGTCTATGTGAAAAACTTGCCCTCAAATGTTACTACTGCTGATCTTGAGAAGGAGTTTAAAAAGTATGGTAGAATCAAACCTAATGGAGTATTCATTAGGAATAAAAGG GAAATTGGTGTTTGCTTTGCTTTTATTGAATTTGAAGACATGGCTGGAGTTCAAAATGCAATCAAG AGTTCTCCAATAGAGTTGCTGGGTAGACAAGTTTACATTGAAGAGAGGAAACCAATCAGCACCAGCAATACCCGTATTGGAG CTGTAGCAAGAGGCAGAGGCCGAGGTAGTTACCCAAATAGCACGCCAAGGGGACGTGGCGGCATCAGAAACCCTGGTCGAGGTATCCTTGACAGCAACAACCACAATACGATTAGAGGCAACGGCTATTAG